In a genomic window of Paracoccaceae bacterium:
- a CDS encoding M81 family metallopeptidase, which translates to MPDRVALAGFLHETNTFAPTKARMADFLQGGGYMPLARGSALIEQSRNINLGIGGAVLFAESAGWDIVPILWAGAVPSAYVCQDAYKCITDEIISGVAAAGDLDGVFIDLHGAMVAEHEDDGEGALLMRLRDTVGPDVPIVAALDLHGNITQKMVDAADVLVGFRTYPHVDMAETGSRAAAKLQALMTRGKPFASAFRRLPFLVPIAWQSTRAEPGKGIYDLVAEIEEGAIASASFFFGFPAADFPGCGPTIVCYGEAKADAERAADQIERAVLDAEPALAGTTYDPNAGVIEAMRIAQTAKRPVVIADTQDNPGAGGDSNTTGMLRALVAQGAKRAALGNMVDPNAAEMAHKAGAGARIDIALGGFSNIPGDAPFRATFTVETLSDGKFIAEGPFYGGAPLDLGPSACLRIDDIRIVVTTYKAQMADREMYRFVGIEPEQQAILVNKSSVHFRADFDPIAETILTCTAPGPMPVSPASLPFRNLAPGLRLEPMGAAFTPQDAA; encoded by the coding sequence ATGCCTGATCGCGTGGCACTTGCCGGGTTTTTGCATGAAACCAACACGTTTGCGCCCACCAAAGCGCGGATGGCTGACTTCTTACAGGGCGGTGGGTACATGCCTTTGGCGCGCGGTTCAGCGCTGATTGAGCAATCACGCAATATCAATCTGGGAATTGGCGGTGCCGTTCTTTTCGCAGAATCGGCAGGGTGGGACATTGTTCCAATCCTGTGGGCTGGCGCTGTTCCGTCGGCCTATGTGTGCCAAGATGCCTATAAATGCATCACCGACGAGATTATTTCAGGCGTTGCCGCGGCGGGAGACCTCGACGGCGTTTTCATCGACTTGCACGGCGCCATGGTGGCTGAACATGAAGACGATGGGGAAGGCGCACTGCTGATGCGCCTGCGTGACACGGTTGGGCCGGATGTTCCAATTGTTGCGGCACTCGATCTGCATGGCAACATCACCCAAAAGATGGTTGATGCGGCTGATGTTTTGGTCGGGTTCCGTACCTACCCGCATGTTGATATGGCAGAAACAGGCAGCCGCGCGGCCGCAAAGCTGCAGGCTCTGATGACTCGGGGCAAACCATTCGCCTCCGCGTTCCGGCGGTTGCCGTTTCTGGTGCCGATAGCGTGGCAGAGCACGCGCGCTGAACCTGGCAAGGGCATCTATGATCTGGTCGCAGAGATCGAAGAGGGGGCAATCGCCAGTGCCTCGTTCTTTTTTGGCTTTCCGGCGGCGGATTTCCCCGGCTGCGGCCCAACAATCGTTTGTTATGGAGAGGCGAAGGCTGATGCGGAACGCGCAGCCGATCAAATAGAGCGCGCGGTTCTGGATGCAGAACCCGCGCTGGCCGGAACCACCTATGACCCGAACGCGGGCGTCATTGAGGCGATGCGCATTGCGCAGACGGCAAAGCGCCCCGTGGTCATTGCAGATACGCAAGACAACCCCGGGGCGGGGGGCGATTCCAATACCACGGGGATGTTGCGTGCCTTGGTCGCGCAGGGCGCCAAACGTGCGGCTCTTGGCAACATGGTCGATCCCAATGCGGCAGAAATGGCCCATAAAGCCGGTGCCGGCGCCCGCATTGACATCGCCCTTGGCGGATTTTCCAACATTCCCGGCGATGCACCCTTTCGGGCAACCTTCACGGTCGAGACCTTGTCAGATGGCAAGTTTATCGCAGAGGGCCCGTTTTATGGCGGTGCGCCGCTGGATCTGGGACCTTCCGCGTGCCTCAGGATCGACGACATCCGCATCGTCGTTACCACGTACAAAGCACAGATGGCAGACCGTGAGATGTACCGCTTCGTCGGCATCGAACCGGAACAACAAGCGATCCTCGTCAACAAGAGTTCAGTGCATTTTCGCGCTGATTTCGACCCTATCGCGGAAACTATTCTGACCTGTACCGCCCCTGGTCCAATGCCCGTGAGCCCTGCGAGCCTGCCGTTCAGGAATCTTGCGCCGGGACTGCGACTGGAACCGATGGGCGCCGCATTCACACCACAGGACGCTGCATAA
- a CDS encoding IclR family transcriptional regulator, with amino-acid sequence MPRNTTRAEHGQRVLTREDRGGSLFVQSVEKAMGILSAFHHADGPLTLSELANLAEIDRSAAQRMVHTLRTLGYIRRDAERHGFLPGLRILDHTLDYLRLDPLVRQSMPVLQELRKSVRERVDLSLFDGPRVVYAVRLQTTRQTLNASLVGHSVPSFCSSGGWAMLSRLSPETARDIVEHSDRRPFTSETITEVDDIMARIAQTRADGYALTVNQILSGEIAAAFPVMNSKGEPLAAIHIAGSLADWTPQDYARRVVPLGQQAARTISQY; translated from the coding sequence ATGCCCAGAAACACGACGCGGGCAGAACATGGGCAGCGGGTATTGACCCGCGAAGATCGAGGTGGATCGCTGTTTGTTCAATCCGTGGAGAAAGCTATGGGCATCCTGTCAGCTTTTCACCACGCAGATGGCCCGCTGACCCTTTCAGAATTGGCGAACCTGGCGGAAATCGACCGCAGTGCAGCACAGCGCATGGTGCACACGTTGCGCACCCTGGGGTACATAAGACGTGACGCAGAGCGGCATGGGTTCCTGCCGGGGCTGCGCATATTGGATCATACGCTGGACTATTTGCGCCTTGATCCTCTGGTTCGACAATCGATGCCGGTGTTGCAGGAACTGCGCAAATCGGTACGCGAACGCGTGGATCTGTCCCTTTTCGACGGGCCGCGTGTTGTCTATGCCGTACGCTTGCAAACCACGCGTCAGACGCTCAATGCGTCATTGGTCGGACACAGCGTTCCCAGCTTTTGCAGTTCCGGGGGGTGGGCGATGCTGTCGCGATTATCGCCCGAAACCGCCCGCGACATCGTGGAACATTCTGACCGCCGCCCATTCACATCAGAAACAATCACCGAAGTCGATGACATTATGGCACGGATCGCCCAGACCCGGGCTGACGGTTATGCGCTCACAGTCAATCAGATCCTTTCCGGCGAGATCGCCGCCGCTTTTCCCGTCATGAACTCAAAAGGCGAACCTCTTGCCGCCATCCACATTGCCGGATCACTTGCCGATTGGACACCGCAAGACTATGCCCGCCGGGTTGTTCCATTAGGCCAACAAGCCGCCCGTACGATCAGCCAATACTGA
- a CDS encoding ArgE/DapE family deacylase: MSPEPDQAPLGAQTIQRITRSVDADFETQTRFLADFVAIPSLRFQEGPAQDFIAAALGARGYKVDDWTIRTADLEHLSGYGAIHGDFSRARSVVGTHHPKRTKGRSLILQGHLDVVPTGPVEMWTHPPFDPVIKEGWMHGRGAGDMKAGTVAALFALDALRQAGFEPAARVHFQSVIEEESTGLGALSTLQRGYQADVAVLPEPSDFAINRAQIGALWFRLEVRGKPVHVAVARDGSNAILAAYDLIHALEQLETDWNARAASDPVYADVPHPLNLNAGKIVGGDWASSVPAWCDIDLRMGVLPGQDLAQAKAEIEACVAAACRDHPFLSNSPAQVVWNGFQAEGYVLGPEADPALGVMQDAYAQVKGAGRSLKERKMTALTDTRFYGLYCNIPAFCIGPKAENIHGFDERVELASVRDLTVILALFIARWCGLNRLED, from the coding sequence ATGTCACCCGAGCCCGACCAAGCACCACTTGGTGCACAGACAATCCAGCGGATCACCCGTTCGGTCGATGCGGATTTCGAGACCCAGACCCGGTTCCTGGCGGATTTTGTGGCCATTCCCAGTCTGCGGTTTCAGGAAGGTCCCGCGCAGGATTTCATCGCCGCCGCGCTTGGCGCGCGAGGCTACAAGGTGGATGACTGGACGATCAGAACAGCGGATCTGGAACACTTGAGCGGATATGGCGCGATCCATGGTGATTTCTCGCGGGCACGCAGCGTTGTCGGAACGCACCATCCCAAAAGAACCAAGGGCCGTTCATTGATCCTGCAAGGGCATCTTGATGTGGTTCCCACTGGTCCCGTGGAGATGTGGACCCATCCCCCATTCGATCCCGTCATAAAGGAAGGGTGGATGCATGGGCGCGGCGCAGGCGACATGAAGGCTGGGACGGTTGCTGCTCTATTCGCGCTTGATGCATTGCGACAGGCAGGGTTCGAGCCCGCCGCCCGCGTCCACTTTCAATCTGTCATCGAAGAGGAAAGCACGGGGCTGGGTGCGCTTTCAACCTTGCAGCGCGGCTACCAGGCAGATGTCGCTGTCTTGCCGGAACCTTCGGATTTTGCCATCAACCGCGCGCAGATCGGCGCGCTGTGGTTTCGCCTGGAAGTGCGCGGAAAGCCTGTGCATGTTGCCGTGGCACGGGACGGGTCCAATGCCATTCTGGCGGCATACGATTTGATCCATGCGCTTGAGCAGTTGGAAACCGATTGGAACGCGCGCGCGGCGTCTGATCCGGTTTACGCGGATGTACCGCATCCTCTGAACCTGAATGCAGGCAAGATCGTGGGCGGCGATTGGGCGTCCAGTGTGCCCGCATGGTGCGATATCGATCTGCGCATGGGCGTCTTGCCGGGGCAGGACCTGGCGCAAGCCAAGGCTGAAATTGAAGCCTGCGTTGCTGCCGCTTGTCGTGACCATCCGTTTTTGTCGAATAGTCCTGCACAGGTCGTCTGGAACGGATTTCAGGCCGAAGGCTACGTTCTTGGCCCTGAGGCAGATCCCGCACTTGGCGTAATGCAGGATGCCTATGCGCAGGTAAAGGGAGCGGGTCGGTCCCTCAAGGAACGCAAAATGACCGCTTTGACGGATACGCGGTTTTATGGCCTCTATTGCAATATACCTGCCTTTTGCATTGGTCCGAAGGCTGAGAACATTCATGGATTTGATGAGCGTGTCGAGCTCGCATCTGTGCGTGACCTGACGGTAATTCTGGCCCTTTTCATTGCGCGATGGTGCGGATTGAACAGGTTGGAAGATTAG
- a CDS encoding DMT family transporter codes for MLGIILMCLSTVAFSIMHGLVRFVSDVLPPFQIAFFRNIFGLLFLLPLLMRSRFAVLRTQRIGLHALRGAINIVAMLMFFTALSISPLAKVTALSFTAPIFMAVLSVLFLGERFRIFRWLAILMGFSGMLIILRPGFVAIDAGALLTTGAAGLWAVAMLIIKLLSRTESALTIVAYMGIFLGAFSIIPALWVWQPFGLETLGWLLLIGLSGTIAQMSLSQALKETDPTALMPFDFLKLIWTALIGAWFFTEIPDIFTWIGAAVIFSSGLFIALRERRAERLRKRA; via the coding sequence ATGCTTGGCATCATCCTGATGTGTCTATCAACGGTTGCCTTTTCGATCATGCATGGGTTAGTGCGTTTTGTGTCTGATGTCTTGCCGCCGTTTCAGATTGCGTTCTTTCGCAATATATTCGGCTTGCTGTTCCTATTGCCCCTTCTGATGCGTTCGCGTTTTGCCGTTTTACGCACGCAGCGGATCGGATTGCATGCGTTGCGCGGTGCGATCAATATTGTGGCGATGCTGATGTTCTTCACCGCGCTCTCCATATCACCGCTTGCGAAAGTCACTGCGCTCAGCTTCACCGCACCGATATTCATGGCTGTTCTCTCTGTTCTGTTCTTGGGAGAACGCTTCCGCATCTTTCGATGGCTTGCCATCTTGATGGGGTTCAGCGGTATGCTGATCATTCTGAGACCGGGGTTTGTCGCCATAGACGCTGGCGCATTGCTGACGACAGGCGCCGCCGGACTATGGGCGGTCGCAATGTTAATCATAAAGCTACTGTCGCGCACGGAATCGGCCCTTACAATCGTTGCCTACATGGGAATCTTTCTGGGGGCGTTCTCTATCATTCCAGCGCTCTGGGTTTGGCAACCCTTTGGGCTTGAAACACTTGGATGGCTGCTTCTGATTGGCCTTTCCGGCACCATCGCACAGATGTCGTTGAGCCAGGCATTGAAGGAGACCGACCCCACAGCGCTGATGCCTTTCGATTTTCTCAAACTGATTTGGACCGCCCTGATCGGAGCGTGGTTCTTTACCGAAATACCCGACATCTTCACATGGATCGGCGCGGCGGTGATCTTTTCCTCGGGCCTTTTCATCGCGCTGCGCGAACGACGTGCCGAGCGCTTGAGAAAGCGAGCTTAA
- a CDS encoding DMT family transporter yields MNNRYGAALLIAAAAAFTADVTLLRFLSPDVPFSQIIFFRSLCQLVIVALWIGVKNPALFHSAGWPKLMLRGLTSLLCWWLYYASFQRLDLALASTLTFTTSLFAVTMAPFVLGESIGILRWLTAVMGFAGVMLASEVAGLAVDTGVLFGIGSAFVAAILIFQNRVLARTEHTATIMFWIGLVASLGTTPAALVGWHDLGFSDFGVLVAAGTLATVGMLFTVEAYRFGEVSALATFPYVRILFALVVGYFIFGETVSPRAVLGATVIVVCGLLASGSQSALRRKWF; encoded by the coding sequence ATGAACAATCGTTATGGCGCTGCCCTTTTGATCGCGGCAGCTGCCGCCTTTACAGCGGATGTCACCCTGTTGCGTTTCCTCTCCCCCGATGTTCCTTTCTCGCAGATCATTTTTTTCCGATCCCTGTGCCAATTGGTGATTGTTGCACTGTGGATTGGCGTCAAGAATCCCGCTTTATTTCATTCTGCAGGGTGGCCAAAACTGATGCTGCGCGGCCTGACCAGCCTTCTGTGCTGGTGGTTGTACTACGCGAGTTTTCAGAGACTTGACTTGGCGCTCGCCTCCACACTGACGTTCACCACATCCCTGTTTGCGGTGACAATGGCCCCCTTTGTCCTGGGGGAAAGCATTGGCATTTTGCGTTGGCTGACCGCTGTGATGGGATTTGCCGGGGTCATGCTTGCCAGTGAGGTTGCCGGATTAGCCGTCGATACAGGTGTATTGTTTGGTATAGGCTCCGCATTTGTTGCGGCGATCCTGATCTTTCAAAACCGGGTGCTTGCGCGCACAGAACATACAGCGACAATCATGTTCTGGATCGGGCTGGTGGCCAGTCTTGGGACGACGCCCGCAGCCCTTGTGGGCTGGCACGATCTTGGGTTTTCGGATTTTGGAGTGCTGGTTGCGGCGGGAACACTTGCCACGGTGGGCATGCTTTTCACTGTTGAGGCCTACAGGTTTGGCGAGGTATCAGCGCTTGCCACGTTTCCCTATGTGCGGATCCTTTTTGCACTTGTGGTGGGCTATTTCATCTTTGGCGAAACCGTATCACCACGCGCAGTCTTGGGCGCGACTGTCATTGTTGTCTGTGGTCTTTTGGCAAGTGGTTCGCAAAGCGCGTTGCGTCGAAAATGGTTTTGA
- a CDS encoding M20/M25/M40 family metallo-hydrolase: protein MTDPILTYALAQQPQLIRFLKTLVACPSVGADPEMAQGMEDARRHIEARLDAIGFENRQRLTPADGSGQPAIFAQRMDAPGKPTMLVYAHYDVQPADPVEKWNTPPFEVVQENDRLYGRGISDDKAPMIIALETLAAFVAVDGKLPINVKLLIEGEEETGSPSLPGILETHRELLAADAVLSADGARWRPDLVSLNVGSRGNAGFEIRVQTAGQDLHSGRYGGIVANPLHVMSGLIAGLHDAKGRVAAPGFYHGVTEPTQAEREEIADIPYDEESAFAAIAAKPMGEAGYSTLERLWVRPTLDVNGMWGGYTGAGSKTVIPNEAFAKLTMRLVPGQDPSHAKQAVMDHLKSLLPDVATLEIYGDRGQGGAYHVPVDHPLLGAAVSALEQTTDQVPLKVRIGASLPLTEIVSRVLGLDTVMFSFALSDENFHAPNEFFRLSSISDGLTAWVRIMHLIGDIPTDAFTPFKRK, encoded by the coding sequence ATGACCGATCCCATCCTGACATACGCCCTCGCGCAACAACCGCAGTTGATCCGCTTTCTGAAAACGCTTGTCGCATGCCCTTCGGTGGGCGCGGATCCCGAGATGGCCCAAGGGATGGAAGATGCGCGTCGCCATATCGAGGCCCGCCTTGATGCCATAGGGTTTGAAAACCGACAGCGCCTGACACCGGCCGATGGCAGCGGCCAGCCCGCGATCTTTGCGCAGCGCATGGATGCGCCCGGCAAGCCCACGATGCTGGTTTATGCTCACTATGATGTGCAGCCCGCCGATCCCGTGGAGAAGTGGAACACGCCGCCGTTTGAAGTCGTGCAAGAGAACGACAGGCTCTATGGACGGGGGATTTCTGACGATAAGGCCCCGATGATCATCGCCCTTGAAACGCTGGCGGCATTTGTTGCGGTGGATGGCAAATTACCGATCAACGTCAAGCTTTTGATCGAAGGCGAGGAAGAAACCGGTTCACCTTCTTTGCCTGGGATATTGGAAACACATCGCGAACTCTTGGCCGCTGATGCTGTTTTATCTGCGGATGGTGCGCGCTGGCGGCCTGATCTGGTCTCCTTGAATGTCGGCTCGCGAGGGAATGCCGGGTTTGAAATCCGGGTTCAGACCGCAGGGCAGGATTTACATTCCGGGCGCTATGGCGGGATCGTGGCCAATCCGCTGCATGTCATGTCTGGCCTTATTGCTGGTCTGCATGACGCGAAGGGGCGTGTGGCAGCGCCCGGTTTTTATCATGGTGTCACAGAACCCACTCAGGCAGAACGTGAAGAGATCGCGGATATCCCATATGATGAGGAAAGCGCATTTGCAGCGATTGCCGCCAAACCGATGGGCGAGGCGGGATATTCCACGCTGGAACGTCTTTGGGTGCGGCCCACACTGGACGTCAATGGCATGTGGGGCGGGTATACCGGTGCGGGGTCCAAGACCGTGATCCCCAACGAAGCCTTTGCGAAACTGACAATGCGGCTGGTGCCCGGGCAGGATCCAAGTCACGCAAAACAAGCGGTGATGGATCACCTCAAATCCCTGCTGCCGGATGTCGCGACACTGGAGATCTATGGGGATCGCGGGCAGGGTGGTGCCTATCATGTACCTGTCGATCATCCGCTGCTCGGTGCTGCGGTCAGCGCGCTTGAGCAAACGACAGATCAGGTGCCTCTGAAAGTGCGTATTGGCGCATCGCTTCCGCTGACGGAAATCGTCAGCCGGGTGCTGGGACTGGATACGGTGATGTTCTCCTTTGCCCTGTCAGATGAGAACTTTCATGCACCGAATGAGTTTTTTCGTCTCTCATCAATCTCTGACGGTCTGACCGCATGGGTGCGGATCATGCACCTGATTGGCGACATCCCGACGGACGCTTTTACCCCCTTCAAGCGCAAGTGA
- a CDS encoding SDR family oxidoreductase — protein MSAKTALVTGVVGGIGTAIAARLASDGARVIVSDLPGEALADVAGKLGLPAVSGDLGDPASVTSMVHDIKAAHGAPDILVNAAGGVRQQVGTPLEEVDPDAWHSIFAVNVDATLYLSQCLVPDMKTAGWGRIVTISSGAGLRPSLTGIHAYTAAKHALVGLTKQLSLELGQHGITVNSIAPGFILSNPATRRQWAAYGPEGQARLIERIHTRRLGAPEDIAAAAAFLTSEEAAWITGQILSVDGGIT, from the coding sequence ATGAGCGCTAAAACAGCGCTTGTGACGGGTGTTGTCGGCGGGATCGGTACCGCCATTGCGGCGCGTCTGGCCAGTGATGGCGCCCGCGTGATTGTCAGCGACCTGCCGGGGGAGGCCTTGGCGGACGTTGCAGGTAAACTTGGATTGCCGGCCGTTTCAGGTGATTTGGGAGATCCTGCGTCGGTCACATCCATGGTGCACGACATCAAAGCGGCCCACGGTGCGCCCGATATTTTGGTCAATGCCGCAGGAGGGGTGCGCCAGCAAGTTGGCACACCGCTCGAGGAGGTTGACCCGGATGCATGGCATAGCATTTTTGCGGTGAATGTGGATGCCACCCTCTATCTGTCCCAATGCTTGGTTCCGGATATGAAGACCGCAGGGTGGGGGCGGATTGTCACAATCAGCTCAGGTGCCGGCTTGCGTCCCAGCTTGACCGGCATTCATGCTTACACGGCCGCCAAACATGCGCTTGTCGGGCTGACGAAACAGCTGAGCCTCGAGCTGGGTCAACATGGAATTACTGTCAATTCAATCGCGCCCGGATTTATTCTGTCCAATCCCGCGACGCGTCGCCAATGGGCGGCTTACGGACCTGAGGGTCAGGCGCGGTTGATCGAACGTATCCATACGCGCAGGCTTGGGGCTCCCGAAGACATAGCAGCTGCTGCGGCCTTTCTGACCTCGGAAGAGGCCGCGTGGATCACGGGCCAGATTTTGAGCGTTGATGGCGGCATTACCTGA
- a CDS encoding 2-dehydropantoate 2-reductase N-terminal domain-containing protein, with translation MAEPVLIWGAGAIGGILGAYWMRAGIPVQMVDIVPEHAAACSTEGLSIHGPVEDFTQIVPCVTPAQLSGTYRKVVLAVKAQATETAMMQLLPHLHPEGFVLSAQNGLNENTIAAHVGAERTMGAFVNYGADWTGPGRILFGNRGAVVVGELDGVIRARTSEMHELLQVFEPDAVLTPDIWAYLWGKLGYGAMLFATALTPDSMTANFADPLRGPALMGLAREVMRAAVAEGVDPKPFNGFEPKAFMPDADDAAAAQSLADLATFNSKTAKTHTGIYRDLAVRKRKTEVDPQVGAVAAIAARHGIETPLLLRLVELIHDIEEGRRDMSSETFHELTKVLT, from the coding sequence ATGGCTGAACCGGTTCTGATCTGGGGCGCAGGTGCCATTGGCGGCATTTTGGGCGCCTATTGGATGCGGGCGGGCATACCGGTTCAGATGGTCGATATTGTTCCCGAGCATGCCGCTGCCTGTTCAACGGAAGGTTTGAGCATCCACGGGCCGGTCGAAGACTTCACGCAAATCGTTCCCTGCGTCACGCCTGCGCAATTGAGCGGCACCTACAGAAAGGTCGTGTTGGCGGTAAAAGCGCAGGCAACTGAAACAGCTATGATGCAACTGCTACCGCATCTGCATCCAGAAGGGTTTGTCCTTTCCGCGCAGAATGGACTGAATGAAAACACCATTGCCGCGCATGTGGGCGCTGAGCGGACCATGGGGGCGTTCGTGAACTATGGGGCCGATTGGACCGGGCCGGGGCGCATCCTGTTTGGAAACCGCGGAGCGGTTGTGGTGGGAGAGCTTGATGGCGTGATCCGCGCGCGAACATCAGAGATGCATGAATTATTGCAGGTATTTGAGCCGGACGCCGTTCTGACGCCGGATATCTGGGCGTATCTCTGGGGCAAACTGGGCTATGGCGCGATGTTGTTTGCAACAGCACTGACACCTGACAGTATGACAGCCAATTTTGCTGATCCTTTGCGGGGGCCTGCGTTGATGGGGCTGGCGCGCGAAGTGATGCGCGCCGCGGTTGCAGAAGGCGTTGATCCCAAACCTTTCAATGGTTTTGAACCTAAAGCTTTCATGCCGGATGCAGATGATGCGGCGGCTGCCCAAAGCCTTGCAGATCTCGCGACATTCAATTCCAAAACCGCCAAGACTCATACCGGCATTTATCGAGATTTAGCCGTGCGTAAGCGAAAAACCGAAGTCGACCCTCAGGTTGGCGCTGTGGCGGCTATCGCGGCGCGCCACGGTATTGAGACGCCACTGCTGCTGCGTCTGGTGGAGCTGATCCATGATATCGAAGAGGGCCGCCGCGACATGTCATCTGAGACGTTTCACGAATTGACCAAGGTGCTGACATGA
- a CDS encoding creatininase family protein has translation MKIADMNWRDVEAAAARDTRCILPIGSTEQHAQLSLCVDMILAEKVAIDAAEPLSIPVFPVMPYGLAPYFTAYPGTISLKVETLMAVIRDVVTSLHRAGFRRVLIVNGHGGNNPVGALAQELMVAHEDMSIKFHNWWNAPQTWATIQSIDSSGSHANWMENFPWTRLAHAAAPDGQKQAVDMDVMKASPPALVRDILGDGSFGGPWQRSDADMSTIWEAGVMETRAALEGPWAAIGDG, from the coding sequence ATGAAAATAGCCGATATGAACTGGCGCGACGTTGAGGCCGCGGCGGCGCGCGATACACGGTGCATCCTTCCCATCGGCTCGACCGAGCAACACGCGCAACTCTCACTTTGCGTTGACATGATTTTGGCCGAAAAGGTCGCGATTGACGCGGCAGAGCCGCTCAGCATTCCGGTTTTTCCGGTCATGCCTTATGGTCTCGCCCCTTATTTCACGGCCTATCCGGGCACCATCAGTTTAAAGGTTGAAACATTGATGGCCGTGATCCGGGACGTGGTAACGTCCCTGCATCGTGCCGGGTTCCGCCGGGTCTTGATCGTCAACGGTCACGGGGGCAACAACCCGGTGGGTGCGCTGGCGCAGGAACTCATGGTGGCGCATGAAGATATGTCGATCAAGTTTCACAACTGGTGGAACGCACCGCAAACATGGGCCACGATCCAATCCATAGACTCCAGCGGATCACACGCAAATTGGATGGAAAATTTCCCATGGACCCGGCTGGCGCATGCCGCGGCGCCTGATGGCCAAAAACAGGCGGTTGATATGGACGTGATGAAAGCCTCACCTCCGGCTTTAGTGCGCGACATCCTTGGCGATGGTTCGTTTGGCGGGCCTTGGCAACGCTCTGATGCGGATATGTCGACGATTTGGGAGGCCGGCGTCATGGAAACCCGCGCTGCACTTGAGGGCCCATGGGCGGCCATTGGCGATGGCTGA
- a CDS encoding MarR family winged helix-turn-helix transcriptional regulator, which produces MSGSQAADDEEFGKQHVTPSPDMLEAKLWANPCPFTFRINYLALLYNTPLYSWIQDAFGLKRPEYVVLYSLALSDGGSARDVSRTSGFPKNTLSRAIKRLELMGLIEARTKAPGGGRRQALHLSQKGWALIHETRPMFEAQEREMLKVLSDGERQMLSELMSKVVLAAQDWAGDLPPETAPEPSARNKGKLQ; this is translated from the coding sequence ATGTCAGGGTCACAGGCTGCAGACGATGAAGAATTCGGCAAACAGCACGTAACACCAAGCCCGGACATGCTGGAGGCGAAACTATGGGCCAATCCTTGCCCCTTTACGTTCCGCATAAATTATCTTGCGTTGCTCTATAACACGCCTCTCTACAGCTGGATTCAGGATGCGTTCGGGTTGAAGCGCCCGGAATATGTGGTGCTTTATTCGCTTGCGCTGTCGGATGGCGGCAGTGCCCGCGATGTGTCGCGCACGTCGGGATTTCCCAAAAACACTCTGAGCCGCGCCATCAAGCGACTGGAACTGATGGGGCTGATCGAGGCCCGCACCAAAGCCCCCGGTGGTGGACGTCGCCAAGCGCTGCATTTGTCTCAGAAAGGCTGGGCACTGATCCACGAGACCCGCCCGATGTTTGAAGCGCAGGAGCGGGAAATGTTGAAGGTTTTGTCAGATGGCGAACGTCAGATGCTGTCTGAACTGATGTCAAAGGTCGTGCTTGCCGCGCAGGATTGGGCCGGTGATTTACCGCCTGAAACCGCACCAGAACCGAGTGCCCGGAACAAAGGAAAACTGCAATGA